The Coregonus clupeaformis isolate EN_2021a chromosome 20, ASM2061545v1, whole genome shotgun sequence genome contains a region encoding:
- the orc1 gene encoding origin recognition complex subunit 1 isoform X3: protein MVRYFTRLRVRRIYKWGGRPTNFDRKFKSFVFDYLKISVEGQEGVTTVTPGQYILIEGDDDDNPFVAKLLKFFGDESHKQKKALVQWFVRLSEVPRNKKKLLGRSPHPQEIFYYLGRGCDDEINAESILGTVHVQHVPEDTPFPEPGTKDTLYVKLSWNTKAFNVLDPVLMQDTPASPPPKPALPQFPPCSSPVAAPVSRGPVRHTLPTPDPTVMRRAGSVSDTRATMSAGKMVTREAESSHSASKLSASKILSAKRRDSAADTPGVRKKLHLSIGSSPGKIMTREDDLCELLAEEVESEKVLALKLSSSVSHSLQHGYSLSPMRSGRKTPNGQGGFPRKTASISLDRLSPTALGEQDFSRATTPSRRKESAMTMREPALGVLAEEDFENSPKQPIAMTPRSKRKSAQLVSSRIRKQLNLMDNTQELNSDGEEDDDDDDCFVPSKKDLQSSSDEEMEEEQAESEEETVVRKTRGRPQKTPARTPIKTLSKKVRMAMVNPSTPRTPRHATPSTHRTPRHATPSTPRTPRHATPSIPSRTIPARQPGNVLEDARARLHVSAVPESLPCREQEFQDIYNFVESKVMDGTGGCMYISGVPGTGKTATVHEVIRCLQHASDMDEIPTFRFIEINGMKMTDPHQAYVQILQKLTDQKATADHAAALLEKRFSNPAPKKETTVLLVDELDLLWTRKQNVMYNLFDWPTRRHARLVVLTIANTMDLPERIMINRVASRLGLTRMSFQPYSFKQLQQIIMSRLNKVKAFEEDAMQLVSRKVAALSGDARRCLDICRRATEICEHAASHPSSTGLVGISHVMEALDEMFSSSYITAIRCASLQEQLFLRAVIAEFRRLGLEEATFQQVFVQHRALCRVDGLQPISVSEGLAVCQRLGACRLLLLEASRLDVLQRVRLNVSQDDVLYALKAVRD, encoded by the exons ATGGTCCGCTACTTTACAAGATTGAGAGTAAGACGTATCTACAAATGGGGCGGAAGACCGACTAACTTCGACAGAAAATTTAAGAGTTTTGTCTTTGA TTATTTGAAAATTAGTGTGGAGGGTCAGGAGGGAGTCACCACTGTAACCCCTGGCCAGTACATCCTCATTGAGGGAGATGATGATGACAACCCATTCGTTGCCAAGCTTCTCAAGTTCTTTGGCGATG AGTCCCACAAGCAGAAGAAGGCGCTGGTGCAGTGGTTTGTGCGCTTGTCTGAGGTGCCCCGCAACAAGAAGAAGCTGCTGGGCAGGAGTCCCCACCCCCAGGAGATCTTCTACTATCTGGGACGTGGCTGTGACGATGAGATCAACGCAGAGTCCATCCTTGGCACTGTGCAT GTCCAGCACGTCCCTGAAGATACTCCTTTTCCAGAGCCTGGAACCAAGGACACCCTCTATGTGAAGCTGTCCTGGAACACCAAGGCCTTCAATGTCTTAGACCCTGTCCTGATGCAGGATACCCCTGCCTCACCCCCTCCCAAACCTGCTCTCCCTCAGTTTCCCCCCTGTTCTTCCCCCGTGGCAGCCCCTGTGTCTCGGGGCCCAGTGCGTCATACCCTGCCCACCCCGGACCCCACAGTGATGAGGAGAGCAGGGTCTGTGTCTGACACTAGAGCCACCATGAGCGCCGGAAAGATGGTCACCCGCGAGGCAGAGTCGAGCCACTCTGCCTCCAAGCTCTCTGCCTCTAAAATTCTGAGCGCCAAGAGGAGGGACAGCGCTGCAGACACACCGGGTGTACGCAAGAAACTACACCTCAGCATCGGGTCCA GTCCAGGGAAGATAATGACCAGAGAAGATGACCTCTGTGAGCTCTTGGCTGAAGAGGTGGAGTCAGAGAAAGTTCTGGCCCTCAAACTGAGCTCCTCAGTTTCACACTCCCTCCAGCATGGCTACAGCCTCTCCCCCATGAGAAGTGGCCGCAAGACCCCTAACGGCCAGGGGGGGTTCCCCCGGAAGACCGCCTCCATCAGCCTGGACAGACTGTCTCCTACTGCTCTGGGAGAACAGGACTTCTCCAG AGCTACCACCCCCTCCAGGAGGAAAGAGTCCGCCATGACCATGAGAGAGCCGGCTCTGGGGGTGCT GGCGGAGGAGGACTTTGAGAACTCTCCCAAGCAGCCGATTGCCATGACGCCTCGCTCCAAGAGGAAGTCAGCCCAGCTGGTGTCATCACGTATCAGGAAGCAGTT GAATCTGATGGACAATACCCAGGAGCTAAACTCCGATGGagaggaagatgatgatgatgatgactgttTCGTTCCCTCCAAGAAGGACCTACAGAGCAGCAGCGAtgaagagatggaggaagagcagGCAGAGAGTGAGGAAGAGACCGTGGTGAGGAAGACCAGAGGAAGACCTCAAAAGACCCCCGCCAGGACCCCAATCAAAACGCTCAGCAAGAAAGTACGTATGGCTATG GTCAACCCCAGTACCCCCCGGACCCCCCGTCATGCCACTCCTAGTACCCACCGGACCCCCCGTCATGCCACTCCCAGTACCCCCCGGACCCCCCGTCATGCCACTCCTAGTATTCCCAGCCGGACTATTCCAGCCAGGCAGCCTGGGAACGTCCTGGAGGACGCCAGGGCTAG GCTGCATGTGTCGGCAGTACCAGAGTCTCTTCCCTGTAGGGAGCAGGAGTTCCAGGATATCTATAACTTTGTGGAGAGCAAGGTCATGGACGGGACCGGAGG GTGTATGTACATCTCTGGTGTTCCGGGAACTGGGAAAACCGCCACTGTCCACGAGGTTATCCGCTGTCTACAGCACGCCTCTGATATGGATGAAATCCCCACGTTCCGATTCATTGAGATCAATGGCATGAAAATGACAGACCCTCACCAGGCCTACGTCCAGAttctacag AAACTGACAGACCAGAAGGCGACAGCTGACCACGCTGCAGCCCTATTGGAGAAGAGGTTCAGTAACCCCGCCCCCAAGAAGGAGACCACCGTGCTACTGGTGGACGAG CTGGACCTGCTGTGGACCAGGAAGCAGAATGTCATGTACAACCTGTTTGATTGGCCGACGCGGCGCCACGCCCGCCTGGTGGTGCTGACCATCGCCAACACCATGGACCTGCCCGAGAGGATCATGATCAACAGGGTGGCCAGCAGACTG ggccTGACCAGGATGTCATTCCAGCCATACAGCTTCAAGCAGCTGCAGCAGATCATCATGTCCAGACTGAACAAGGTCAAGGCCTTCGAGGAGGACGCTATGCAGCTGGTCTCCAGAAAG GTGGCAGCGTTGTCAGGAGATGCCCGACGCTGTCTGGACATCTGTCGTCGCGCCACTGAGATCTGCGAACACGCCGCCTCGCACCCGTCCTCCACGGGATTGGTGGGAATTAGTCATGTGATGGAGGCGCTGGATGAGATGTTCTCCTCCTCCTACATCACAGCCATCAG GTGTGCATCGTTGCAGGAGCAGCTCTTCCTGAGGGCGGTCATTGCTGAGTTCAGGCGGCTGGGACTGGAGGAGGCCACTTTCCAACAG GTGTTTGTGCAGCACCGGGCTCTGTGTCGTGTGGATGGCCTGCAGCCCATCAGCGTGTCCGAGGGTCTGGCAGTGTGTCAGCGTCTGGGGGCGTGTCGTCTGCTGCTGCTGGAGGCCAGCCGTCTAGACGTGCTACAGCGGGTCAGACTCAACGTCAGCCAGGATGACGTGCTCTACGCACTCAAAGCTGTCAGAGACTGA
- the orc1 gene encoding origin recognition complex subunit 1 isoform X2, producing MVRYFTRLRVRRIYKWGGRPTNFDRKFKSFVFDYLKISVEGQEGVTTVTPGQYILIEGDDDDNPFVAKLLKFFGDESHKQKKALVQWFVRLSEVPRNKKKLLGRSPHPQEIFYYLGRGCDDEINAESILGTVHVQHVPEDTPFPEPGTKDTLYVKLSWNTKAFNVLDPVLMQDTPASPPPKPALPQFPPCSSPVAAPVSRGPVRHTLPTPDPTVMRRAGSVSDTRATMSAGKMVTREAESSHSASKLSASKILSAKRRDSAADTPGVRKKLHLSIGSSPGKIMTREDDLCELLAEEVESEKVLALKLSSSVSHSLQHGYSLSPMRSGRKTPNGQGGFPRKTASISLDRLSPTALGEQDFSSDLLLAVSPLALEDDVFEAGLPTDSGSAKTPKKRQATPRRNYVRGQKATTPSRRKESAMTMREPALGVLAEEDFENSPKQPIAMTPRSKRKSAQLVSSRIRKQLNLMDNTQELNSDGEEDDDDDDCFVPSKKDLQSSSDEEMEEEQAESEEETVVRKTRGRPQKTPARTPIKTLSKKVNPSTPRTPRHATPSTHRTPRHATPSTPRTPRHATPSIPSRTIPARQPGNVLEDARARLHVSAVPESLPCREQEFQDIYNFVESKVMDGTGGCMYISGVPGTGKTATVHEVIRCLQHASDMDEIPTFRFIEINGMKMTDPHQAYVQILQKLTDQKATADHAAALLEKRFSNPAPKKETTVLLVDELDLLWTRKQNVMYNLFDWPTRRHARLVVLTIANTMDLPERIMINRVASRLGLTRMSFQPYSFKQLQQIIMSRLNKVKAFEEDAMQLVSRKVAALSGDARRCLDICRRATEICEHAASHPSSTGLVGISHVMEALDEMFSSSYITAIRCASLQEQLFLRAVIAEFRRLGLEEATFQQVFVQHRALCRVDGLQPISVSEGLAVCQRLGACRLLLLEASRLDVLQRVRLNVSQDDVLYALKAVRD from the exons ATGGTCCGCTACTTTACAAGATTGAGAGTAAGACGTATCTACAAATGGGGCGGAAGACCGACTAACTTCGACAGAAAATTTAAGAGTTTTGTCTTTGA TTATTTGAAAATTAGTGTGGAGGGTCAGGAGGGAGTCACCACTGTAACCCCTGGCCAGTACATCCTCATTGAGGGAGATGATGATGACAACCCATTCGTTGCCAAGCTTCTCAAGTTCTTTGGCGATG AGTCCCACAAGCAGAAGAAGGCGCTGGTGCAGTGGTTTGTGCGCTTGTCTGAGGTGCCCCGCAACAAGAAGAAGCTGCTGGGCAGGAGTCCCCACCCCCAGGAGATCTTCTACTATCTGGGACGTGGCTGTGACGATGAGATCAACGCAGAGTCCATCCTTGGCACTGTGCAT GTCCAGCACGTCCCTGAAGATACTCCTTTTCCAGAGCCTGGAACCAAGGACACCCTCTATGTGAAGCTGTCCTGGAACACCAAGGCCTTCAATGTCTTAGACCCTGTCCTGATGCAGGATACCCCTGCCTCACCCCCTCCCAAACCTGCTCTCCCTCAGTTTCCCCCCTGTTCTTCCCCCGTGGCAGCCCCTGTGTCTCGGGGCCCAGTGCGTCATACCCTGCCCACCCCGGACCCCACAGTGATGAGGAGAGCAGGGTCTGTGTCTGACACTAGAGCCACCATGAGCGCCGGAAAGATGGTCACCCGCGAGGCAGAGTCGAGCCACTCTGCCTCCAAGCTCTCTGCCTCTAAAATTCTGAGCGCCAAGAGGAGGGACAGCGCTGCAGACACACCGGGTGTACGCAAGAAACTACACCTCAGCATCGGGTCCA GTCCAGGGAAGATAATGACCAGAGAAGATGACCTCTGTGAGCTCTTGGCTGAAGAGGTGGAGTCAGAGAAAGTTCTGGCCCTCAAACTGAGCTCCTCAGTTTCACACTCCCTCCAGCATGGCTACAGCCTCTCCCCCATGAGAAGTGGCCGCAAGACCCCTAACGGCCAGGGGGGGTTCCCCCGGAAGACCGCCTCCATCAGCCTGGACAGACTGTCTCCTACTGCTCTGGGAGAACAGGACTTCTCCAG TGACCTGTTGCTGGCTGTGTCTCCCCTGGCCCTAGAGGATGACGTATTTGAGGCAGGGTTACCTACAGACTCTGGCTCTGCCAAGACCCCCAAGAAGAGACAGGCCACCCCCAGGAGGAACTATGTTAGGGGGCAGAA AGCTACCACCCCCTCCAGGAGGAAAGAGTCCGCCATGACCATGAGAGAGCCGGCTCTGGGGGTGCT GGCGGAGGAGGACTTTGAGAACTCTCCCAAGCAGCCGATTGCCATGACGCCTCGCTCCAAGAGGAAGTCAGCCCAGCTGGTGTCATCACGTATCAGGAAGCAGTT GAATCTGATGGACAATACCCAGGAGCTAAACTCCGATGGagaggaagatgatgatgatgatgactgttTCGTTCCCTCCAAGAAGGACCTACAGAGCAGCAGCGAtgaagagatggaggaagagcagGCAGAGAGTGAGGAAGAGACCGTGGTGAGGAAGACCAGAGGAAGACCTCAAAAGACCCCCGCCAGGACCCCAATCAAAACGCTCAGCAAGAAA GTCAACCCCAGTACCCCCCGGACCCCCCGTCATGCCACTCCTAGTACCCACCGGACCCCCCGTCATGCCACTCCCAGTACCCCCCGGACCCCCCGTCATGCCACTCCTAGTATTCCCAGCCGGACTATTCCAGCCAGGCAGCCTGGGAACGTCCTGGAGGACGCCAGGGCTAG GCTGCATGTGTCGGCAGTACCAGAGTCTCTTCCCTGTAGGGAGCAGGAGTTCCAGGATATCTATAACTTTGTGGAGAGCAAGGTCATGGACGGGACCGGAGG GTGTATGTACATCTCTGGTGTTCCGGGAACTGGGAAAACCGCCACTGTCCACGAGGTTATCCGCTGTCTACAGCACGCCTCTGATATGGATGAAATCCCCACGTTCCGATTCATTGAGATCAATGGCATGAAAATGACAGACCCTCACCAGGCCTACGTCCAGAttctacag AAACTGACAGACCAGAAGGCGACAGCTGACCACGCTGCAGCCCTATTGGAGAAGAGGTTCAGTAACCCCGCCCCCAAGAAGGAGACCACCGTGCTACTGGTGGACGAG CTGGACCTGCTGTGGACCAGGAAGCAGAATGTCATGTACAACCTGTTTGATTGGCCGACGCGGCGCCACGCCCGCCTGGTGGTGCTGACCATCGCCAACACCATGGACCTGCCCGAGAGGATCATGATCAACAGGGTGGCCAGCAGACTG ggccTGACCAGGATGTCATTCCAGCCATACAGCTTCAAGCAGCTGCAGCAGATCATCATGTCCAGACTGAACAAGGTCAAGGCCTTCGAGGAGGACGCTATGCAGCTGGTCTCCAGAAAG GTGGCAGCGTTGTCAGGAGATGCCCGACGCTGTCTGGACATCTGTCGTCGCGCCACTGAGATCTGCGAACACGCCGCCTCGCACCCGTCCTCCACGGGATTGGTGGGAATTAGTCATGTGATGGAGGCGCTGGATGAGATGTTCTCCTCCTCCTACATCACAGCCATCAG GTGTGCATCGTTGCAGGAGCAGCTCTTCCTGAGGGCGGTCATTGCTGAGTTCAGGCGGCTGGGACTGGAGGAGGCCACTTTCCAACAG GTGTTTGTGCAGCACCGGGCTCTGTGTCGTGTGGATGGCCTGCAGCCCATCAGCGTGTCCGAGGGTCTGGCAGTGTGTCAGCGTCTGGGGGCGTGTCGTCTGCTGCTGCTGGAGGCCAGCCGTCTAGACGTGCTACAGCGGGTCAGACTCAACGTCAGCCAGGATGACGTGCTCTACGCACTCAAAGCTGTCAGAGACTGA
- the prpf38a gene encoding pre-mRNA-splicing factor 38A, with protein MANRTVKDANSIHGTNPQYLVEKIIRTRIYESKYWKEECFGLTAELVVDKAMALKFVGGVYGGNIKPTPFLCLTLKMLQIQPEKDIIVEFIKNEDFKYVRLLGAMYMRLTGTSVDCYKYLEPLYNDYRKIKSQNRNGEFELQHVDEFIDELLHAERMCDIILPRLQKRQVLEEAELLDTRISALEEDLDEVETSDEEEEEEEKPERVQTPEPHRRSYRDNDRPRRSPSPRYKRSHSPRRRSRSPKRRSPSPRRERHRSKSPRRHRSRSRERRHRSKSPGHHRSHRHRSHSKSPERSSKKSHKKSRRGNE; from the exons ATGGCAAATAGGACTGTTAAAGATGCAAACAGTATACATGGAACAAATCCACAATACTTGGTAGAGAAAATTATTCGTACTCGAATCTATGAATCAAAATATTGGAAAGAAGAATGCTTTGGACTGACTG CCGAACTTGTCGTTGACAAAGCCATGGCGCTGAAGTTTGTCGGAGGAGTCTATGGAGGAAATATCAAACCTACACCGTTCCTGTGTCTCACTCTGAAGATGCTGCAGATCCAGCCAGAAAAAGACATCATCGTAGAATTCATCAAGAACGAGGATTTCAA GTATGTCCGCTTGCTTGGGGCAATGTACATGAGGTTGACTGGGACATCAGTGGATTGCTACAAATACCTGGAACCACTGTACAACGACTATCGAAAAATCAAGAGTCAGAACCGAAATGGAG AGTTTGAGCTGCAACATGTAGATGAGTTTATTGATGAACTGCTACACGCTGAGAGAATGTGTGACATCATCCTTCCCAGGCTTCAG AAAAGACAGGTCCTTGAGGAGGCGGAGTTGTTAGACACACGCATCAGCGCCCTAGAAGAGGACCTGGATGAAGTGGAGACCAGtgacgaggaagaggaggaagaggagaag CCAGAGAGAGTTCAGACCCCGGAGCCCCACAGACGGAGTTACCGGGACAACGACCGCCCTCGCCGCTCGCCCTCTCCACGCTACAAACGCAGCCATTCACCCAGACG GAGGAGCAGATCACCCAAGAGACGAAG CCCATCCCCCAGACGAGAGCGCCACCGCAGCAAAAGCCCCCGTCGCCACCGCAGCCGTTCCCGAGAGAGACGTCATCGCTCAAAGTCCCCAG GCCATCACAGAAGCCACAGGCATCGCAGTCACTCCAAATCCCCAGAGAG GAGTTCAAAAAAGAGCCACAAGAAGAGTCGCCGAGGAAACGAGTGA
- the orc1 gene encoding origin recognition complex subunit 1 isoform X1: MVRYFTRLRVRRIYKWGGRPTNFDRKFKSFVFDYLKISVEGQEGVTTVTPGQYILIEGDDDDNPFVAKLLKFFGDESHKQKKALVQWFVRLSEVPRNKKKLLGRSPHPQEIFYYLGRGCDDEINAESILGTVHVQHVPEDTPFPEPGTKDTLYVKLSWNTKAFNVLDPVLMQDTPASPPPKPALPQFPPCSSPVAAPVSRGPVRHTLPTPDPTVMRRAGSVSDTRATMSAGKMVTREAESSHSASKLSASKILSAKRRDSAADTPGVRKKLHLSIGSSPGKIMTREDDLCELLAEEVESEKVLALKLSSSVSHSLQHGYSLSPMRSGRKTPNGQGGFPRKTASISLDRLSPTALGEQDFSSDLLLAVSPLALEDDVFEAGLPTDSGSAKTPKKRQATPRRNYVRGQKATTPSRRKESAMTMREPALGVLAEEDFENSPKQPIAMTPRSKRKSAQLVSSRIRKQLNLMDNTQELNSDGEEDDDDDDCFVPSKKDLQSSSDEEMEEEQAESEEETVVRKTRGRPQKTPARTPIKTLSKKVRMAMVNPSTPRTPRHATPSTHRTPRHATPSTPRTPRHATPSIPSRTIPARQPGNVLEDARARLHVSAVPESLPCREQEFQDIYNFVESKVMDGTGGCMYISGVPGTGKTATVHEVIRCLQHASDMDEIPTFRFIEINGMKMTDPHQAYVQILQKLTDQKATADHAAALLEKRFSNPAPKKETTVLLVDELDLLWTRKQNVMYNLFDWPTRRHARLVVLTIANTMDLPERIMINRVASRLGLTRMSFQPYSFKQLQQIIMSRLNKVKAFEEDAMQLVSRKVAALSGDARRCLDICRRATEICEHAASHPSSTGLVGISHVMEALDEMFSSSYITAIRCASLQEQLFLRAVIAEFRRLGLEEATFQQVFVQHRALCRVDGLQPISVSEGLAVCQRLGACRLLLLEASRLDVLQRVRLNVSQDDVLYALKAVRD; the protein is encoded by the exons ATGGTCCGCTACTTTACAAGATTGAGAGTAAGACGTATCTACAAATGGGGCGGAAGACCGACTAACTTCGACAGAAAATTTAAGAGTTTTGTCTTTGA TTATTTGAAAATTAGTGTGGAGGGTCAGGAGGGAGTCACCACTGTAACCCCTGGCCAGTACATCCTCATTGAGGGAGATGATGATGACAACCCATTCGTTGCCAAGCTTCTCAAGTTCTTTGGCGATG AGTCCCACAAGCAGAAGAAGGCGCTGGTGCAGTGGTTTGTGCGCTTGTCTGAGGTGCCCCGCAACAAGAAGAAGCTGCTGGGCAGGAGTCCCCACCCCCAGGAGATCTTCTACTATCTGGGACGTGGCTGTGACGATGAGATCAACGCAGAGTCCATCCTTGGCACTGTGCAT GTCCAGCACGTCCCTGAAGATACTCCTTTTCCAGAGCCTGGAACCAAGGACACCCTCTATGTGAAGCTGTCCTGGAACACCAAGGCCTTCAATGTCTTAGACCCTGTCCTGATGCAGGATACCCCTGCCTCACCCCCTCCCAAACCTGCTCTCCCTCAGTTTCCCCCCTGTTCTTCCCCCGTGGCAGCCCCTGTGTCTCGGGGCCCAGTGCGTCATACCCTGCCCACCCCGGACCCCACAGTGATGAGGAGAGCAGGGTCTGTGTCTGACACTAGAGCCACCATGAGCGCCGGAAAGATGGTCACCCGCGAGGCAGAGTCGAGCCACTCTGCCTCCAAGCTCTCTGCCTCTAAAATTCTGAGCGCCAAGAGGAGGGACAGCGCTGCAGACACACCGGGTGTACGCAAGAAACTACACCTCAGCATCGGGTCCA GTCCAGGGAAGATAATGACCAGAGAAGATGACCTCTGTGAGCTCTTGGCTGAAGAGGTGGAGTCAGAGAAAGTTCTGGCCCTCAAACTGAGCTCCTCAGTTTCACACTCCCTCCAGCATGGCTACAGCCTCTCCCCCATGAGAAGTGGCCGCAAGACCCCTAACGGCCAGGGGGGGTTCCCCCGGAAGACCGCCTCCATCAGCCTGGACAGACTGTCTCCTACTGCTCTGGGAGAACAGGACTTCTCCAG TGACCTGTTGCTGGCTGTGTCTCCCCTGGCCCTAGAGGATGACGTATTTGAGGCAGGGTTACCTACAGACTCTGGCTCTGCCAAGACCCCCAAGAAGAGACAGGCCACCCCCAGGAGGAACTATGTTAGGGGGCAGAA AGCTACCACCCCCTCCAGGAGGAAAGAGTCCGCCATGACCATGAGAGAGCCGGCTCTGGGGGTGCT GGCGGAGGAGGACTTTGAGAACTCTCCCAAGCAGCCGATTGCCATGACGCCTCGCTCCAAGAGGAAGTCAGCCCAGCTGGTGTCATCACGTATCAGGAAGCAGTT GAATCTGATGGACAATACCCAGGAGCTAAACTCCGATGGagaggaagatgatgatgatgatgactgttTCGTTCCCTCCAAGAAGGACCTACAGAGCAGCAGCGAtgaagagatggaggaagagcagGCAGAGAGTGAGGAAGAGACCGTGGTGAGGAAGACCAGAGGAAGACCTCAAAAGACCCCCGCCAGGACCCCAATCAAAACGCTCAGCAAGAAAGTACGTATGGCTATG GTCAACCCCAGTACCCCCCGGACCCCCCGTCATGCCACTCCTAGTACCCACCGGACCCCCCGTCATGCCACTCCCAGTACCCCCCGGACCCCCCGTCATGCCACTCCTAGTATTCCCAGCCGGACTATTCCAGCCAGGCAGCCTGGGAACGTCCTGGAGGACGCCAGGGCTAG GCTGCATGTGTCGGCAGTACCAGAGTCTCTTCCCTGTAGGGAGCAGGAGTTCCAGGATATCTATAACTTTGTGGAGAGCAAGGTCATGGACGGGACCGGAGG GTGTATGTACATCTCTGGTGTTCCGGGAACTGGGAAAACCGCCACTGTCCACGAGGTTATCCGCTGTCTACAGCACGCCTCTGATATGGATGAAATCCCCACGTTCCGATTCATTGAGATCAATGGCATGAAAATGACAGACCCTCACCAGGCCTACGTCCAGAttctacag AAACTGACAGACCAGAAGGCGACAGCTGACCACGCTGCAGCCCTATTGGAGAAGAGGTTCAGTAACCCCGCCCCCAAGAAGGAGACCACCGTGCTACTGGTGGACGAG CTGGACCTGCTGTGGACCAGGAAGCAGAATGTCATGTACAACCTGTTTGATTGGCCGACGCGGCGCCACGCCCGCCTGGTGGTGCTGACCATCGCCAACACCATGGACCTGCCCGAGAGGATCATGATCAACAGGGTGGCCAGCAGACTG ggccTGACCAGGATGTCATTCCAGCCATACAGCTTCAAGCAGCTGCAGCAGATCATCATGTCCAGACTGAACAAGGTCAAGGCCTTCGAGGAGGACGCTATGCAGCTGGTCTCCAGAAAG GTGGCAGCGTTGTCAGGAGATGCCCGACGCTGTCTGGACATCTGTCGTCGCGCCACTGAGATCTGCGAACACGCCGCCTCGCACCCGTCCTCCACGGGATTGGTGGGAATTAGTCATGTGATGGAGGCGCTGGATGAGATGTTCTCCTCCTCCTACATCACAGCCATCAG GTGTGCATCGTTGCAGGAGCAGCTCTTCCTGAGGGCGGTCATTGCTGAGTTCAGGCGGCTGGGACTGGAGGAGGCCACTTTCCAACAG GTGTTTGTGCAGCACCGGGCTCTGTGTCGTGTGGATGGCCTGCAGCCCATCAGCGTGTCCGAGGGTCTGGCAGTGTGTCAGCGTCTGGGGGCGTGTCGTCTGCTGCTGCTGGAGGCCAGCCGTCTAGACGTGCTACAGCGGGTCAGACTCAACGTCAGCCAGGATGACGTGCTCTACGCACTCAAAGCTGTCAGAGACTGA
- the LOC121532846 gene encoding interferon-induced protein with tetratricopeptide repeats 5: MNPAQTALKTKLEKLECHFTWGLEVSRYQLLILRDHLEDIGSDQSFPWLGQMYNLWAYIHHTLGSTDAALQCLSKAEEAFYLNSPSDKMGPWLLVHYGNLAWVHYHLDNQAESQRCVTKVEGLLRDYPLPSQEELHPEVCAEKAWTLMKFDQDKRQKAIDYFQMAIRMEPERKEWQSSHALALDSIDPFHPDNQQKESEVLKELRLAKEHDPDNLYVASIYLLRLGRTGQDRSEEAQQLAQHILKKPVSCYSGLRPLLQFYRRYLSHNEAIDLAAEALKRHPNVRYLKKHLANSYKWKIYSKEDSLRRQSMRDRAISLYIDVISLYPETSLKVKLELASIYAESDIGRRELAKQIYEELLASEQDPHNLQLLYFNYASYLHFHIQDRNASIDFHMKAAKIPNPNKYGKKSIGVLRRIEERGRNQRCAEICEFLKNHSSHRMNNSKEEN; encoded by the exons ATGAA CCCTGCTCAGACAGCCCTGAAGACTAAACTGGAGAAGCTGGAGTGTCACTTCACCTGGGGACTGGAAGTCAGCAGGTACCAGCTGCTCATTCTCAGAGATCACCTGGAGGACATTGGCAGTGACCAGAGCTTTCCATGGCTGGGTCAGATGTACAACTTGTGGGCTTACATACACCACACCCTGGGCTCCACTGATGCAGCCCTGCAGTGCCTCAGTAAGGCAGAGGAGGCCTTTTACCTAAACAGTCCTTCAGACAAAATGGGTCCTTGGCTGCTGGTTCACTATGGGAACCTAGCCTGGGTACACTATCACCTGGATAACCAGGCGGAGAGCCAGCGGTGCGTGACAAAGGTTGAGGGACTGCTACGAGATTACCCCTTGCCTTCCCAGGAAGAACTGCACCCCGAGGTGTGTGCTGAAAAAGCCTGGACCCTCATGAAGTTTGACCAGGACAAAAGACAGAAAGCGATAGATTACTTTCAAATGGCTATTAGGATGGAACCTGAGAGAAAGGAGTGGCAATCAAGCCATGCCTTGGCCCTAGACTCAATTGATCCTTTTCATCCAGACAACCAACAGAAGGAGTCTGAGGTTCTAAAGGAGCTGAGACTTGCCAAGGAACACGATCCAGACAACTTGTATGTAGCAAGTATCTACCTGTTAAGACTTGGCAGGACGGGCCAGGACAGAAGTGAGGAAGCGCAACAGCTAGCGCAGCACATTTTAAAGAAGCCTGTCAGCTGCTACAGTGGTCTTAGACCCTTACTTCAGTTTTACAGGAGATATTTATCACACAATGAAGCTATTGACCTAGCAGCCGAGGCTCTGAAAAGACATCCAAATGTTCGCTACCTGAAAAAACATCTAGCGAATTCCTACAAATGGAAAATCTACTCAAAGGAGGACAGTCTGAGGAGGCAGAGCATGCGCGACAGAGCCATCAGTCTCTATATAGATGTGATCTCACTCTATCCAGAGACATCACTAAAGGTCAAACTGGAGCTTGCAAGCATCTACGCAGAATCAGATATTGGCAGGAGGGAACTAGCCAAGCAGATCTATGAGGAATTACTCGCCAGCGAGCAGGATCCACACAACTTACAGTTACTCTACTTCAATTACGCTAGTTACCTGCATTTCCACATCCAGGATCGCAATGCATCAATTGATTTTCACATGAAGGCAGCAAAAATACCAAATCCTAACAAATACGGTAAAAAGAGTATCGGCGTCTTGAGGAGGATTGAAGAACGGGGAAGAAATCAAAGATGTGCAGAAATCTGTGAATTTCTCAAAAACCATTCTTCTCACAGAATGAATAACAGCAAGGAGGAGAATTAA